One Sphingomonas sp. BT-65 genomic window carries:
- a CDS encoding STM3941 family protein, protein MHPFVARKSIGKTAALVMGSIVFVVMGLALIGVFGDLPYKRAPTWWLYLIGWVTALFFGLCGVSHTVNLLGPNEQLRVDHRGVLWRPWSAKLIPWSEIVEVKISAVDRQRDIVLKLHDPAKYHRTSMSRFFANGGRTFSNSNVHISLLGTDRRFDDAISAINHFRV, encoded by the coding sequence ATGCACCCGTTTGTTGCGCGCAAATCCATTGGCAAAACGGCAGCGCTTGTCATGGGGTCCATCGTATTCGTTGTGATGGGACTTGCACTGATCGGCGTGTTCGGAGACCTACCGTATAAGCGTGCGCCCACGTGGTGGCTCTACCTAATCGGGTGGGTGACCGCGCTGTTTTTCGGACTATGCGGCGTTTCTCACACAGTAAACCTGTTGGGGCCTAACGAACAACTTCGTGTAGATCACCGAGGGGTACTGTGGCGCCCTTGGTCAGCAAAACTGATCCCGTGGAGCGAGATCGTTGAAGTAAAGATTTCGGCTGTGGATCGACAGCGGGACATCGTTCTCAAGCTGCACGATCCTGCGAAGTATCATCGAACCAGTATGTCACGGTTTTTCGCCAATGGCGGGCGAACGTTCTCTAACAGCAATGTGCATATCTCGCTTCTCGGCACCGATCGCAGGTTCGATGACGCGATTTCTGCAATAAACCACTTCCGAGTTTAA
- a CDS encoding immunity 70 family protein: protein MAVGIKVGSITDEIGDGAFLHAFYSTVSGRLERQWGQRFPSLMQLYNGSLPSEEASAALTELADISRELSALPPDEVIWDLEDRTKMPPWGSAIAADITNLSNYFVTSTGRDLIGVLREALEASRDEQKIAEIVRY from the coding sequence ATGGCGGTTGGCATCAAGGTCGGCAGCATCACTGACGAGATCGGCGACGGCGCTTTTTTGCACGCGTTTTATTCGACGGTCAGTGGTCGCTTGGAACGGCAATGGGGCCAGCGGTTTCCATCGCTCATGCAGCTATACAACGGCAGCCTTCCTTCTGAAGAAGCGTCGGCAGCGTTGACGGAACTTGCCGACATTAGCCGTGAACTGAGCGCGCTGCCGCCAGACGAAGTCATCTGGGACTTGGAAGATCGGACCAAGATGCCGCCGTGGGGGAGCGCGATAGCTGCGGATATCACGAACCTCTCGAACTACTTCGTTACTTCAACAGGCCGCGACTTAATCGGGGTCTTGCGAGAGGCGTTAGAAGCGTCGCGCGATGAACAAAAGATCGCGGAAATCGTGCGTTATTGA
- a CDS encoding SUKH-3 domain-containing protein has protein sequence MSVIPADIAPVFRNAGWFEDRRVAVDTAVPMYHPSFAVLTELGGVVLRNPAPSVVSIAFRHVNDAAPDVAEWEAVLGTKIVGVAEQDGGHAELYLTGRGQVLGFSLIHPACWLVGETFGSALQALTKGRRSKPMLLPGQEGVALYGTRFHRGDAGVLGPADLA, from the coding sequence ATGAGCGTCATTCCGGCAGATATTGCACCCGTTTTTCGGAACGCGGGCTGGTTTGAAGACCGGCGCGTCGCTGTTGATACCGCCGTGCCGATGTATCACCCAAGCTTCGCCGTGCTGACCGAGCTTGGAGGGGTTGTCCTGCGCAACCCTGCCCCAAGCGTCGTGTCAATCGCCTTTCGGCATGTCAACGATGCGGCTCCGGATGTTGCCGAGTGGGAGGCAGTGCTCGGAACGAAGATAGTCGGAGTAGCCGAGCAAGACGGCGGCCATGCGGAACTCTATCTTACCGGGCGCGGGCAAGTGCTGGGCTTCAGTCTCATTCACCCTGCCTGCTGGCTCGTCGGTGAGACTTTCGGAAGCGCGCTTCAAGCCCTAACCAAGGGGCGGCGCTCAAAGCCCATGCTGCTGCCCGGCCAAGAGGGCGTAGCGCTCTACGGCACCCGCTTTCATCGCGGGGATGCCGGGGTGCTCGGTCCGGCCGATCTCGCTTAG
- a CDS encoding exosortase/archaeosortase family protein, whose protein sequence is MIPARTALILVGLACWDAWSLLAGRASDPAEMAMIALLAGGLAWRGWQSRDKQVPALPLAGILLCYALVSVNGPALLQIGVAAGAMLVAATAGIRLPRLPMLGLTTLLLPVLPTLDFLLAYPLRRVSALITVGLLRANGMDVGLNGVALEWQGQALLFDGPCSGVRMLWASLVLASIVALAGAQRPLAYARSLLVATAIAILGNALRAASLFYVEHGRIERLQGPVAHEAVGVIAFALVAAGLLAVLRPQWRPQ, encoded by the coding sequence CCCGGCCCGGACCGCGCTGATCCTCGTGGGCCTGGCCTGCTGGGATGCGTGGAGTCTGCTCGCGGGACGGGCGAGCGATCCGGCAGAGATGGCGATGATCGCGCTACTGGCCGGCGGTCTGGCGTGGCGTGGCTGGCAGTCGCGGGACAAGCAGGTCCCCGCGCTACCGCTTGCGGGCATCCTCCTCTGCTACGCGCTCGTCAGCGTGAACGGGCCCGCGCTGCTGCAGATCGGTGTCGCGGCCGGGGCGATGTTGGTAGCCGCTACGGCCGGAATCCGTCTGCCGCGGCTGCCGATGCTCGGCCTCACCACGTTGCTGTTGCCGGTATTGCCCACGCTCGATTTCCTGCTGGCCTATCCGCTCCGGCGGGTGTCGGCACTAATCACCGTCGGCCTGCTTCGCGCCAATGGCATGGACGTCGGGCTCAACGGCGTGGCGCTCGAATGGCAGGGCCAGGCGCTGCTGTTCGACGGGCCGTGCAGCGGCGTGCGGATGTTGTGGGCGTCGCTGGTGCTGGCGAGCATTGTCGCGCTTGCCGGGGCGCAACGGCCGCTCGCCTACGCCCGCTCGCTGTTGGTCGCGACGGCGATCGCGATCCTCGGCAACGCGCTGCGCGCCGCCAGCCTGTTCTATGTAGAGCATGGGCGGATCGAGCGCCTGCAAGGCCCCGTCGCGCACGAGGCAGTCGGGGTAATCGCATTCGCGCTCGTCGCGGCCGGGCTCCTCGCCGTGCTGCGCCCGCAATGGCGGCCCCAATGA
- a CDS encoding HAMP domain-containing sensor histidine kinase, with amino-acid sequence MIARLKAVAKRHWPALSLRTILLATFLLVAALPGVGAVFLRVYENTLVQQTEAELVAQGAVLASATGIAWRDAPRGPRAPQPEPPAIDLRSDPVLSPQPRGAQAGPADPAAIRVGLVIAPIVADAAATTLAATRLLDAKGVVVVGQDDIGLSYAALPEVRRALSGQVATVLRSRDGNAYGMRSPLRLLSRAAGIRVHHVRPVIVNNRVVGAVMLSRTPRGLFVGIYQDRGKIALGVMLILLALVVLAALLSRGIARPIQALAAASAEVARGGASVPDTPATAAIEIRELYANFAAMAQRVDQRTRYLRDFATAMSHEFKTPLTGIRGALELLIDHDATMRPEQRRRFLDNAMADTDRLSRLVGRLLDLSRADLAIATENPQSDVVAVIHDFRSEAETADLSIQLYAPSDPVLARVLPETLTAVLATLAENSRQAGATSIRIWISTSDTDAWIDVIDNGEGIAASDRDRIFEAFFTGRRAQGGTGLGLSIAASLLGVTGGKLSLRDTKDGATFRISIPRVAVAE; translated from the coding sequence TTGATCGCGCGGCTCAAGGCCGTCGCCAAACGCCATTGGCCGGCGCTGAGCCTGCGCACGATCCTGCTCGCCACCTTCTTGCTCGTCGCGGCCTTGCCGGGGGTCGGCGCAGTGTTCCTACGCGTGTACGAGAATACGCTGGTTCAGCAGACCGAAGCCGAATTGGTCGCGCAGGGCGCGGTCCTGGCGTCCGCCACGGGCATCGCCTGGAGGGACGCGCCGCGTGGACCGCGCGCGCCGCAGCCCGAGCCGCCAGCGATCGATCTGCGGAGCGATCCCGTGCTATCTCCGCAGCCGCGCGGCGCGCAGGCTGGACCCGCCGACCCCGCCGCCATTCGCGTCGGTCTCGTCATCGCGCCGATCGTTGCCGATGCCGCTGCCACGACCTTGGCGGCAACGCGGCTGCTCGACGCCAAGGGCGTGGTCGTGGTTGGCCAAGACGACATCGGTTTGAGCTACGCCGCGCTGCCCGAGGTCCGACGGGCGCTATCGGGCCAGGTGGCGACGGTGCTGCGCTCGCGCGACGGCAACGCCTACGGCATGCGCTCCCCGCTCAGACTGTTGAGCCGAGCGGCGGGAATCCGCGTTCATCATGTTCGCCCAGTGATCGTGAATAACAGGGTGGTCGGCGCGGTGATGCTGTCGCGCACCCCGCGCGGCCTGTTCGTCGGCATCTATCAGGATCGCGGTAAGATCGCGCTCGGTGTCATGCTCATCCTCCTCGCGTTGGTCGTGCTAGCGGCATTGCTGTCGCGCGGCATCGCAAGGCCGATTCAGGCGCTTGCGGCGGCGAGCGCCGAGGTCGCACGCGGCGGCGCGAGCGTGCCGGACACACCCGCCACCGCAGCAATCGAGATCCGCGAGCTCTACGCCAACTTTGCGGCGATGGCGCAGCGGGTGGATCAGCGGACCCGCTATCTGCGAGATTTCGCGACCGCAATGAGCCATGAATTCAAGACGCCGTTGACCGGCATCCGGGGCGCGCTTGAGCTGCTGATCGACCATGACGCAACCATGCGTCCCGAGCAGCGCCGCCGGTTTCTCGACAATGCGATGGCCGATACCGACCGCCTCTCCCGACTCGTCGGACGACTGCTCGACCTGTCCCGCGCAGACCTCGCCATCGCGACCGAGAATCCGCAGAGCGATGTCGTGGCGGTCATCCACGATTTCCGCAGCGAAGCCGAAACGGCGGACCTCTCGATCCAGCTCTATGCGCCATCCGATCCGGTGCTGGCGCGAGTCTTGCCGGAAACCTTGACCGCCGTGTTGGCGACGCTGGCCGAGAATAGTCGGCAGGCCGGCGCGACCTCCATCCGGATCTGGATCTCAACGAGCGACACGGACGCTTGGATCGATGTGATCGACAATGGCGAGGGGATTGCCGCTTCCGATCGCGATCGAATCTTCGAAGCCTTCTTCACGGGCCGGCGCGCACAGGGAGGAACGGGGCTGGGACTTTCCATTGCCGCTTCACTGCTTGGTGTGACCGGAGGGAAGTTGTCGCTTCGGGACACGAAGGATGGAGCGACCTTTAGGATCAGCATTCCCCGGGTTGCTGTCGCGGAATAA
- a CDS encoding response regulator transcription factor has product MYAMRHHILIVDDDPHIRDLLVFAVENAGMTTDQAEDGDAALARIAARMPDLAVLDINMPRLDGLDLCRRLRAGADAAANIPILFLSSREDEIDRIVGIEIGGDDYVTKPFSPREVVARIGAILKRRNLHIAPTPPASVLRNGRLVLDGDAWEARVDGAIVPTTATEFQLLTLLASMPSKVFSRDAIIDRLRGPGFALTDRTIDSHVRNLRAKFTRAGCDDLIETRPGIGYRLGSCG; this is encoded by the coding sequence ATGTACGCGATGCGCCACCATATTCTGATCGTCGACGACGACCCGCATATCCGCGATCTGCTTGTCTTCGCGGTCGAGAATGCAGGGATGACGACCGACCAGGCCGAGGACGGTGACGCCGCGCTCGCGCGCATCGCCGCGCGCATGCCGGATCTTGCCGTGCTCGACATCAACATGCCCCGGCTGGACGGTCTCGACCTGTGCCGCCGGCTGCGCGCGGGCGCCGATGCTGCCGCGAACATCCCGATCCTGTTCCTGTCATCACGCGAAGACGAGATCGATCGCATCGTCGGCATCGAAATCGGCGGCGACGATTATGTGACTAAACCCTTCTCCCCGCGGGAGGTCGTCGCGCGGATCGGGGCGATCCTGAAACGGCGCAACTTGCACATCGCGCCGACACCGCCGGCCTCGGTGCTGCGCAATGGCCGGCTGGTGCTCGACGGCGACGCATGGGAAGCGCGAGTCGATGGTGCAATCGTGCCCACCACCGCGACCGAGTTCCAATTGCTGACCTTACTGGCGTCGATGCCGTCCAAGGTGTTCTCGCGCGATGCGATCATCGACCGCCTGCGTGGGCCGGGCTTCGCCCTCACCGATCGCACGATCGACAGCCATGTGCGCAACCTGCGCGCGAAATTCACCCGAGCCGGCTGTGACGATCTGATCGAAACGCGTCCGGGCATCGGTTATCGCCTGGGCAGCTGCGGTTGA